AGCCATTTGGCTTGTCTGGAAGAAAGTAAGTGCTGTATTGAGGGAGATAGAGTAGAAAgcaaaaactcccccccccccagtcttcctGATGCTAATGATGCCACTTGTCTGGCACAGGAGGCCAAGATAATCTATGCATCAATTTTGTTTCATAACATTTCAATAGAGTTGATGTCTAGTTCAAGGATAAGCATGGTTTGTCATGCATGAGGATTCTTTAGTGCAGCAATTCTTAATACACTTCAAGACCATGACTCTAAGAGCCTCTTTGTAAATGAGGCAATAAAGTTGAATACATGTTATCAGTCTGGGATTTCACTAAGTTGGCTGAGGACTGGAAAGTGGCAAACGCAATACCGGTTGTTTAAAAGGGATCCAaaagggacccaggaaattactggCCTCTTAGCTTAACATCTATTTtgggtaaattagtagaaactattATTAAAGGCAGAATTACTAAGCAGATTGTAGAACAATACCTGCTGAGAGACaaacagcatggcttctgcaaagggaagctcCTGACTCACCAAACTTTTGGAGTTCTCTGAGAAACTGGATAAAGAGAAAAACAtttctccctgtcccataatactagaactcaggggcacccaatgaagttgatgaggCATAAATTTGGGATGAACAGaagaaagtacttctttactcaacaaataATTATACTGTGGAATTTACTGTCAGTAGATACAGTCATGGCCACTAGCGTACTTTTAAAAGGGACTCAGACAGATTAATggggataggtccatcaatggttactagccatgACTAAGAGGAATCCCCACATCTAGAGaaagtaaatctctgaataccagtgctgggaggcaacgtcaggggatGTAGGCCTCTATGCTGTTTGTTGTCCCTCCAAGGGAAATTGGTTGGCTACTTtgtggtctcatccagcaggacaCCCTTTACGTTTTTAATAGGGTCTTAATAAAAGACAATTATGCCAATATCAACCACACTGAAACAGAATATTAAAAACACTTTATATAAaggatattaattaattaataagcaAACTTCCCATAACCCCCTGCCGTTCTTGGCAATATATTTAACTTGGCAATATATTTAATTGTACAGTTTGGTGGGTGGTATGGGAAACTGTCCTTGCTTCAGTAGTCTTTTGATTTAGATTATTACTGTCCTGGTCCATCTTACTGAAATGCAAAGAATGATTCAGCAGGATTTGTGGCCTGCGGTGCGGTGCAATAACAGGTAAGAGTCCTTCAAATCACAGCTTTGTATTAGACTAGAATGCAGCCATATAAGAAAATGCACAATAACACTGAAAATACTTTTCTGTATGTTTGCATACTTGTCGTACATATAGATATGGTACATCTTGatgtaaaataaaaatgtgattgaATGCTCTCATAAAAGCACTGTCCTAGTAATGACTTACTTGGTTATACATTGTACTAATTAAAATTGCTGCAGTTAAATTTAAACAGAGTCAAGCACATTAAGCCCATCACTAGGTTGGggtaaaaaaatgtataaaaccaAACAATGAGGAAAAGTCTGTAAAGTATCTCTCTTTATAAGCTGTGCTTAATTTCTACAATGAAACATACTGGGACCCAGGCTAGCTTGAAAGTCACGTTCTCTGTTCTGCATGCTCAACATATTAGTTGTGTGTGAGCTGACTAAAGTACATGAAACAGAGACATTTAAAATATCCTCAACATTTATCTATTTGTTTAGATCACTTCTATCTGGCCTTATTTCTCAGGTTCAAGGTAGCTATTTTTCACATTTCCTGTAATGTTTTAATCAAAATATTAATTTTTCAGTGTAATATGGTAAGTCTCCCAGTATATAATGAATTAAAAAGGTAAGCTGTATAAAGTACTATTAGAACGACAACAATGTAAGCTTGTTCAAATGTAGCCTGCCCATTCTCTTTACCATGTTTAAGAGGCCAAGAATGGGCTGTATGATCATAGTTAAGATTTGTACTGGTTTTAACCATAATTAACACTACTGCTCCCAATCTTGTTACTATAATAAAGAGATAGGAACTTCTGCACCAAACCCATTTAAGAAAATACTGACATGTTCTGATGATAGTATGTCAATATATGTAAATTTTGTTACCACTCTGTTCAGGTAAATTATTCATCAATTGGATGATCATTCCAACAGAATCTTAGAAAGGATATAAAGATACTTTCCTTGTTTCATACTTGACAGATTCCATACTTCTTCATTCAGGAAAGAGACTGTAGCACCTTTGAGGAAAAGGCAACGACTATCTGGAGGAtccaacttaaaaacaaaaaaataaaactagtTGATTACATTACCCAAAATAATATAAACAAAGCACATGTGGATGACTGACATAAATTTCCTGCTAACAGGTGATTGGATACATATATTAaatttgtttattgtttttagtaAATTTATGATCTGCCAAGCATTGAACTAGTCATTATTATGCACCAAGAATACTTACTATTCAATGCTGCAACAATGGATTCATGCTACAGTAGCAATTTCAAATGAAGTGTCCCTTGTTATTATACGTGCGTCCATatactgctgtcaagtcacagccaacttatggcgatcccttatggggttttcaaggcaagagactagcagaggtagtttgccagtgccatcctctgcatagcaactctggtattcctgagtggtctcccatccaaatactaaccagggctgaccctgctttgtttccgagatctgatgagatccagctataccatgctgccttccctcccatccttGTTATTATACagaatgcttatttatttagtcCGCTAAGCTCATGCTAAATAGTGTTGCAAAGGTTAGTTGACTGGTTGTTAGGAATTTCCTTCTGAAAATCATGACTAGAAGTACAGTGCAGCATTAAGGTGGCAGcatgtttcttgttttttgtttgcttgaaaGCTACTGAATCGATTTGCCCTTGCAGTAGCCCCTATCCTATCTTCTCTAAGAAATATCGTGCACAGAGACTAACTGAAAATACTACTTGATATGGActggaaacctccatgttcaaaggcaagaCATGGTGTTAAAGGAACTGGACCATAAGCTGGGGTGTGGAGAGGAACACACCATCAATGATGTTTTACAGATGCTTCCTTTTATGCTGAACCTCACTTTCCAGGCTGAATCCCACTATCCATTCTCACAAGAATTGGGAGCTTTCTTAAGTTCCCCTCCCATGATGCAGCGCCTTCTGActctgggaaagttgattcccaggCTCACAAGACCTGTGTGGCTTGATAGCTATGCAGGTTGAGTGGATGTAGTGGGGAGGAGGTGAAGTTGCTCTTTGTGAGCTGACAGAATAGGAAGGAGTGGACAATTTCACCCCTGCCTCACTACAGCCCCCTGACAATTGTGGCTGTTGGTCCACAAGGGTCCTATAACCAGGTCAATCAGCTTTCATAGGCTTCGAAGGGGCTGCTGGGGCAAAGGGAATGTGAGAAAGCTCTGTAACCATCAATGACTGGCACTGAAATTAAAGGATCCAACTCACCAATAACTGCTTTTCTACAATTCTCCATCTTGTGCCCTGACTGCATCTCTTTCATGACATCCTCTCGCAACCTTCCTCTTCCCATCTGCATAAGCACATCTACTGTTgcttctcctcttcttttcctgATCTGCTGTATCACCTTCCCTACTTCATATGGCTGCTTCTGTACTTGAAGACCTACTTTTTATGACCCCCTGTCCTTTACTCCCTATTTCATACTTTTCATGCACTGACAATCCCGTACTATCTCCCAGTACACCTTCCTTTATCCACGTAATGCAAAAAGTACAAGATGATGAGACACTATTAGTAGTAAGTTTGAGGCCAACATTTAGCAATGACTGTACAGAATAATAATCCATTCTTACTTGAAGATTTTCTTCTGTAGTAACCCAATGGCCTCCAATGCTCAGCAGTGTAATGATATCATGTTTGTGTGGTAGCAATTGTTGTGAAGTTGTTTCATTTTCCTTACTGTATAATCTCActgaaaaaagaaacaaatttcCTAACAAATTTCCTAAGAAAATAAGCATGGCATTTAAGAGTTTCACGACTTCTTTTTAACATATTCAGGATTCACCTATGTTTATCCTATATCAATATCTGACACTGACTTTCATTTTTGCTCTGTGGTATTTCAACTGAAAATTATGCTGTGAAGATTAGTTTCCTAGCTTACCTCACTGACTGCTGGTGATTCATGGCTAGTGACAACATTTGGCCAAGTTGGGCAGCCCAGGACCCAGCATGATCCCCAGTTTAGCTTCACCACTGTTCTCCTCATGCTCATGGATGTCAGGGAATACAGATTAAGATTTGCAGAAATGATGCAAGTAGCACTCTCTTGCTGGGGGCAAGGGGAGAAGGATCAGTCACTTGGATGCACCTCCCCCTGCAAAAGCACGCCACTTACATCATGTTGATTCCAGTGTGATCCCTAATTCACCCTTCTCTCTTAGTATTCTGGAAAGAAGCAATGAGAATGGATCAAGGCCTGCAGAAGTGAGCAAATGGCATAACCTTGATAGAGGAATGGCAAGACTTCTGCTCAGGAACTACTGCAAATGTCTAACATGGACAGGAGCCAGGTGAAAAAATCTGTACAAATGGAGCTAGCCTCAGCTATAATTTAAGATTCTACAAATCCAGAGGAACCCCCAGACTTGCAGGGGCGGGGAAAtcagtttattttaaaaactgtaggGAACCTCCCCCAAAATACAGGTAGAGAACACTGAACTTGGACAGAATTTTAAAGTGTCCAAGCAACCCAAAATGGCACGTGACATTGTAGCAGTGGAGATAGCCAACAGcaccatgaggaggaggaggtaaaaGGTGGGAATCTCAGTGTAGTACTCTCTCCTGAGTGTCCCATTCCTGAACTCTGTTAGATCTGCCAAACTTCTAGCACATTCCTTTCTGGTCTGCTGTTCTCTGGAACAGTGTCTCATAGGAGGCCAGGTAGATTTTCATATTGGTACAGTTCTGGAGGCACACTTGGGGCccaaactacacaatacattTGGCCACGAGTTAGGTCAGGGTTCCCCTGTCCTGACTCCCCCACATGGCAGCTGCGGGGGACTTACCCAAACATTTTAGGGCCCAATTCAGATAAGAACAACAGAGCCAGCGAATGAGGGGCTTCGACCTACCCCGTCACACCATTTCCCCCAAGCAGAAATGCATTCGGGGGCACTTCTGCCCTGTTGCTGGGCCTGCATCTGAAGTATTTAGCAATGCCACCACGGACCTGTTTTGGTTCATGAAAACAGTGTGATGGGGGAAGGTCAGAGCCCCTCCTGCCCTGGTGCTTCTATCCCATTCAGGCCCCGCAGTGCTTGGGTACGTTCCCCACAGCTGCCGTTTGGCTGCAGGAAAGTGTGACAGGTCAGGATTCCCCTCCAACCTGACCTGTGGCCAAATGTATGGTGTGCTTTAGTCCTCAAATGGGCTTTTGAAAGTAGTCTTTGAAAAGAAATGACATTATACAGCTGTGTATGTGCTATGGAGTTAGACGTCGTGCTATTTTATCTGTCCATGTGCAGTGTGGTTTTTGctagctgccttgaaccataGTTTGATGATCaaaatggcagggtataaatattttaattaaataaaatattcttAACTCTGTGGTAGAAACAGAACATTTTAAActtaatgaatttttttaaaaaaacctttatgcACCATAGacttcttaaaaaagaaaaatgaagtcaTAAATCTAAGTTTTGGTCTCTGTTTGAATACTACCCCAGGATGTTCACGCTCCTACCATATATATTGTGGTGTTCAACTGGTCAAAgctgtaactttttttttggtAACTTTTTAGTATacaaaggggggggaatcacgTTTTAAACTGCTATAACTCAGACATTTTTGAAATGATTTATCTGGAGTTTAGTCTCTGTCTACCACTAACTCAAGAGAACCCCCCCCATACCAATAGTACACATCATCTAGGTTTTATAATGAATAGAATTATCAAGGATCCAGAGAAAATCCCTCATGCAGCTGCTAGCCCTCCTCTAGACCATACAGGTTTCACTAGTAGTAACTGAACATTTATGACATACACCTTGCCCTTCCTTCTGTTTTTGTTGATTGAAATAACTTTGCTATATTTCATTAAATGTATCAGAATTTATCTTCTGTATCTCTCACCCAGCCAGTCCTTTGTACTAAGATACTATCTGATAGACACATAATCTCAATTTAATCAAAACAGAATTCATGGTTTTAACAGAGAATGCCTTGTACATCAACTCTAGAGCTGCTCTTGTGACTTCATAATATGCATATATACAAATGACATTATGCATGACATATGGGAATAAATGATTTAATACACACAGGTATATATTAATAGAGTACTACTGGATGTTAGTTAGTATTTAAGTACTATATTCAATAAGAGTTTTTCAGCAATTACAGACCTCCTGCATCAAGGATAATATCCAATCCCAATCCACCAGTTTCCTCCAAACAGCTTTCTGTCAGGTCATACTTTCCATTTGACTCATCTATAATGCGAGCTAGATGAGATAAGAAAATTACCACAGTacttaggcaaaaaaaaaaaatgcagtttcgATTCCACCCAGGCTGGGGCCATCTCCATCTGTTTCCTGTCTGTTCTAGTCAAATATCTAGGAAATAGTGAAATCTATTGACCTCACAAATAAGTACAGCCTTGGTCTAGAGGTTCCCAAATAAGAGATCTTTAGGGAACACAAAGCTTACATGCTACCAATCCTTTAATCAAAGCATGTGTCCCCACTTTTATTGGATTGTGGGCAGTAGGATTTAAATAATCTAAAGGAGAGGCCAGAGTGGGAGATTGGAGACTCTTCAGTTGTGACAAAGCCCTCCTGTCACCCCATTGCCACCACAGTCTCACCAATTCAATGAAGTTGCTTAAGAGAAAATGGTCTTTGGACAGTAACCTCAAACACTTAACTGTCTTTGATCAGTAATGTGACGCCATTCCATCTGTGACTTTGATAATCTCTTCCAGAGTACCACTTCCCAAAACTTGGCCTGGAGGCAGAGCTGTTCTCAGTGATACAAACATTAACATTATTTTCCTACAACTTCTTGCAATACTCTGTCCTTGATTAttattaattgttatttttattattttattatagagAATGGAAAGTGAATGAGGGGGGAATAGGAAGGAGGATTGAGAAAAATGAAGGGGGATGTGGCCTGTGGACCTTCTTTATCTGACATTTCAGGTTTCCCAATGTAGCTAGCAGCACCCCACCACCATTCACAGAAATTACCGAACAAAGCAATGGACTTAGTAAAGTAAAAGTGCTCACTCAGAAGTCCCTGATACTGCATGCCTTAGCATGAGTCTTTCCCACCACTGACAGTGCAGGGATCAAGGAGAACAGAGGGCAGAGTGCACTGGGGCAGGTCAAGAGTGCAATTTGAAATCTGCTCATATTTCAGGACAAGGATGTGGCATTGGTGATGGCCTGTGGGGGGGAAAAACTTGGATAGTAATATTTTTGTTGGTGGAATTGGGTTGGGAGCTAATATTTGGGTAGCAAACAGTGACATGTGGGAAAAGCTTATAATAGTTGGGGAAGTTTGGAATGGCAAGGAATTgcatcaagtcccgcagggcctggaTCTCACTTGATAGTTCCACCGGGCTGGTGCTGAGCCGAAAAGACACTgactctggttgaggacagctggatgctttttgggccagggaccaccagtaagttattcccagctgagcataatgctctttggcTAATAGGAACCACTTAGACTTCAAATGAAgcatttaatgtttttatttgggTCACTGTGTACCATGTTTAAAATTCATTGTGCCTACAAACCATTAGAAGATACTCTCGGTCATACCGTATACAGCTTGGCtatgttataaatattttataatacttTGTTCTAGTCTGAAATCCAACTGTTCAAATCTAAATTTCCTGTGAAAACAATTTCTAACTCAGTTCAAAAGTGAAGTTTTTTTTAGATAGGGAAATGCCATTAAGTTGCAACtgccaattcaattcaataaagttcagttctctcttgctctctttttTGTACTTGGCAGACTGTTTAATTTCTTACACTTTTACAAAAGCAAGAGGTTCAGCTCTCAGACTAGATGCCATAGTTACAATATATAACAGTGCACAGGACAGAAGCTGTCCAAGAAGGTAACTGCCATTCACTTTACATGAAGTTTGCAAAATACAGTTTCAGAATGAAGGGACATACGAGGAACTGTGGAGTTTCATGAAGATGGGTATTCTAAAATGGGGTGAGGCATTCATTCACCAGTTCCATGGAAATGCAATCGTCCAAAATTAAAGGTAAACCTTTAAAATGGGATGTGtgcttaaaaaaagagagagacatttGGCACCTGTACAAAAAATGACATTAATATACAAGGGGAGTCTTTGGGAGATGCAGAAACTCTGCAGCTGTTTCATTAATGAACAGACATTTTTTAATTATGCCATAATCCATCTgtgcaatttccccccccccccaaattctgttttctcttcttcttttagcaGCTTATATGCAGGAGGATATTGCAGGATCTCAAGTTCTTCCACTCTGTAAGCCAAGACCTACATTATCCAGCAAGAAGCACTGCTAACCACTTAATTCATCATGGGTGTCACGCTAATATCATGCTCACATGAAAGATGATTGTGGACACATCCATGGATTTTTTCCTTCCTACCTGTACATTTTGACACAGTGCTTGTAAAATACCTTGAAAACTGTCTTGTTGGAACGGCATCTCATAGCCACCTACTTTTCTTAACTTCAGCCCTTGAGCTCACAATATTCAAACAAGCAGAATAATAAGGGAAGTGTTATGTACCCTGACAGGTTAGCAGTGACTAGTGCGCCACTCAGCGTAACGGCTAACATTTTAAAACTGGTGCTGCCCAACTTTTTTTGGATGGCTGAGGGGAGAAAACAAATAAGCTACCAAGGAATAAAAAGGCTATAAAGAAAGGTACCTGCATTTTACGAATGTGAACTTCTGATTACTATTATATGAGGACAAACACAACAATGTTGAGCTTATATTTTGTCTTTTATCAAAGGTTGTTCCATAAACTGACCATTTGTACATTTGGAATAAATGTTTATATGACAGGGGCTTACGAAAGTTTTATAAAATGCCTATAGCTCATGCCTACACAATCTGACACACACTAAACCAAATGCCTCCCAGAAGGCATGCATTATGGCCTGCCAGCAGTTTgaacccctcccccattttcctcAAAGATCCATGAAAGGACTAAAGAAAGGAGGCTTgtggaacaatcctaagcagatctacttagAAGTAGGTCACATGTTATTTAATGGGTTTTGCTCCGAGGAAAGTGCAGACAGGATTGCAGCCGTATTAAACCACAGGTAGGCAACCACACTGGTTGACCATGTTGGCTTGGTAGGTCACAACTTTGTACAGGTCTCCTATAGCCCaattccctccttctccccccaaaCGTAGAAGTAAAGTTAACAGAAATATTTCAGAATAGTGTGTGTCAACATTTTAGCTACTGATGTCTTACTGTTTAAAACGTAAGACTTATTTCTCAtgaaaaaatttttaaaaatatattccaaGTTAGCTTTTTTGTACAGTTTACTAGCGTCAGACAGTGTAACTCACCCAAAGAAGGTGTAAGCCTCTCAAGATACTGTTTGTCCTCAAGACTATAAACAGTAGAAATGACCTTGGCTCCTCTGTGCTGTGTTAACTGAATAGCTATTGTGCCAAATGGCTGCAAGAGAAAAAGCAATTTTGTAAAAAACAGTCACACTGAGCATATACACACACTGTCCGGGTCCTGGCTTGACTCCCCCACCCACTGAGTGAGCTGTGAATAGCGGGGAGCACAGAGGGACCTTACCTGGAGCAGCCAGGGAGAGAATTAGCGGCAGCCGTCCTAGCTGCCAGAGCAGTGGGAccatggaggaaggaggaggcagcTGCAGCAAACAGAGTGTGGCTGCACCTGAGGTGCTCGCCGATGACCTCATCGGCTGGCACCAGCTTACTGAAGGCCTTGACAGCTAAAGAAACCTCTGGGGGGCCAGCTAGTGGGGGGAATGGCAGTGGCTGGGGGAAGGTGAGGGCCCCAACTACCTTGGCAGTGGCAACAGTAccagcagcaagaaaagaggtggggaagctaccccccccccccacacacacacgcatgcccgCGGGAACGAGATCCTGCAGACGAGCCGAGTCTGGAGGAAAGACAGGGAAGGGTGGCTTCCCACTCTAAGCagcaggaagaaagggagggggatggAGGACCTTTATCATTTCCAGAGGGAAGTGGAACCAGGGCTGGATTGGGCCcaaggaaatgggggtggggcctgggggtcaGATAAAAGGGAGGTTTCCAGGCCATAAGAAGTGAATGAATACACATGACTTAAGAGAAAGGGTGAGTGAGCCAGTCAAGGGAAGGAAGAGGCCCAGGTTGTTCTCATTCTGAGCCTGGTTGGAAAGCCTGTCTGACCCTAGCTAGGACGGGGTGGGCGTGCTGAGTTAGAGCAGGGCaggcttctttttctctctcatatCAGTCACATATTGGAGAAATAAAAAATGGGCTATTTCTTTGTTCTTTCTCCAAGAACTTGGTACAGCTCAGAGATTTGGGACCTGTTCAGATGATCCTTGCCCTCAGTAATTCTAGTCCCAGTGAGATGGGGAGCAAGTTCCCATCCACTTTGAAGtccccaattattattatttttaaaaaccttgaaaATAGAGATTTTCTATATATTTCTCATACAAATGGGAAGAGACAATGAGTACATTAAGCTGTATTTTGCATTAGCCAGAAAGCTACAATTTGACATGCATGTAGCCTAGGATGCTTGTATTTCTAGAGACATTTGTGCTGGCTACAGAACCTCCTCACAGGAGTTTCGTGCAGGAGTGTCAGCCacccttgcatttcccccccccctccccgccactgCCCCTATGCAACAGCAGGGCTTTGTAACAAAAAGGGCCAGACACTTATGTTTCTGTATAATGAAacttgggaattcagagaaactgcCATATTTACCCAAAAGGCAGATAAACCTgaatgtaaaacaacaacaaccccaaagtTATACATGAAatggtttttattatattttgagtAGATACTAGATTACGGCAATAAATTATTACACTCATTGAGCTGTAACACAATAGTAATTACCATTATTTAAAGAAAGCCATCAAAAAGTCCTCTGGTGACTTGGCAGGAAAAATGGCAGTTGGAAGGGGCTGGTGGAAGGAAAACAACACCAATATGGGCAGAACCTTTAAAAATGAACACCTTCCCATCTAGACACTTGGTAGTTAACTTGGCCTTCTTTCTGGGAAGTTCACATCAAACCATGTTAAGAAAGAATATACTAAGAGGAGGGAAACCTTGAAAGTGGATGATTAGAGGATGATTTTGTATGGCTGTTCACCCTCCCAACCCCCAAATCTACTATAGTTTAGAAGGCAAGTGGAGAAAAACCTCCACTTGGATTAAGCCTTTAATAAACCATGGATTTAGGGCGGGTTTCCAGTGACAGTGAATTATGAAACATTTCCTCCCTTTTCTGGATCTCCTGTAGGAAAAACAAATAAGGTTTCATGGGATTCCACATACCCATTCTAGCAAGACAAATGTACATTGAATGAGAGtttgagaaaaataaaacaaaacaacagtttCCTTAGTAGTTTTCATGGCATGCCATTAAAACAGTATTTCTGTTACCTACACTTGCTCCATCCATTACAAGCACAGTTTTTTCAGGAGAGATGTAGGAAAGGTAGTGCAGAGCTGTATATGCACGAACACCATCACGTATGGTCCCCACTGCTTCTAGCCAGGAGACCTTTTCCGGTTTATGAACTGTTTCATAAAGGAAAATGAGGGAAAGAGTAACATACATGTTGGAACATGTTTTAAAGCAACCTTTAAGCTTGCCTTGTTGGCTGTCACCCGTTTTGACACAGAATGTTTAATTTACAGTTTCTAAGAGCAAATCTTGCctattacaaaaaaaataattGGCCAGTTTACAATTCACTGATGCCCATCTACAGGGAATTAAATAAAACACTTGGCAAATGGGCAACTTTATTAGCAGATATGTATGTTCTGTCTTTAAAACTGTTTGATTGCAAAGTGTTCAATTATtttgcagcattttttaaagagtGTGATGACTGAATTTATAATCAAAATGAGAAACCAGGATATCAGAATTTGGAAAAATAATTACTGTAAAATGGTTTGTAAAGTAATTGCTAATCTTTTGTAGTTGGATAGTTTTTCTAGGACTGTGTTAGAGTTAAAAAGATATATGTTTAGACACTGTAGGCGTAGCCTAAAATCGCTTTGAATAATGGGAATCCCAAAGCCAGTTTCATTGAGGTTTGGCAGCAATTATTCCAAACCAACTAAAGTGTTGATGTAATAAAGCCATATAGATGGGAAAATCTGGTCCTTATTTTGATTGAATGAGATCTAGGCTAACAGCCAGTTTTTGTTACTAAACAAAAAAAGATTGTAGTATTAAATGGGAGTGGGGAGACATACACAGTCTCCAGAGTATTCAAAACATCAATGAAAGAGCACTCAATTCAAGCCTTTTAACATTATAATGAACATGTTTCCCTTCCACATCCATTGGTGCTGCAGAGTAGTTCAGCTAGTTAACTTGGGAGTTCTTAACTCTAAACCAAACCTGATTGTGTTTGTTGAGCCAGGATAAAATTTGTGCTGGCAAGTATTACATAGGCTTGTCTTTCCTGGAATGCTCTAAGTAAATATTGCTTTCTTTATTcaaccttccattcccctcccttcctgttctctgccatttcaagttgcataaaaataaaaaatcctgcTGCACaactctatgcagagttacttcagtcctaagtccactgaaatcaactctacataggattacaCTACAAATTACTAGAAAACCTACATCTTGATAGCATAGCAATGTGAATAAATGGAGACAAATTAATTTTCATAGGA
This sequence is a window from Euleptes europaea isolate rEulEur1 chromosome 12, rEulEur1.hap1, whole genome shotgun sequence. Protein-coding genes within it:
- the CRYZL1 gene encoding quinone oxidoreductase-like protein 1, producing MKGLYWQQTSSAEETNFVFLDKDNLPVLKDNYVKVQVKACALNRIDKKLLLEIKMQKEFLPVGREIAGVVLEIGKKVSSFQPHDEVVGILPLDSEESGLCEVVVVHEHYLVHKPEKVSWLEAVGTIRDGVRAYTALHYLSYISPEKTVLVMDGASPFGTIAIQLTQHRGAKVISTVYSLEDKQYLERLTPSLARIIDESNGKYDLTESCLEETGGLGLDIILDAGVRLYSKENETTSQQLLPHKHDIITLLSIGGHWVTTEENLQLDPPDSRCLFLKGATVSFLNEEVWNLSSMKQGKYLCILEDIMEKLSSGVFRPRLDEPIPLYEAKVSMEMVQKNQARKRQVVQL